Within the Debaryomyces hansenii CBS767 chromosome E complete sequence genome, the region ATGGGATCAGATCTCATAGGGGACGAATGACGGATAAGTTTCTCTTTTGTTTGGCCCTAGGCGTCAAGGAAATCCTCtaaatattagaaaatatcTAACCTGCAAAAATGCCAGCGAATTCTACAGATTTTCATTAAGTTACTCTTTATGGAATATATTAGTAGTATTAAGacattttttatttataaaagGGAAGGTTATAACCGTGAAATGCTGTATTCTAAGGAAATGGGAAAGCCTCCTCAGACACCGCCACGCAAGGGTAGCCTGATAGAAGAGTATGATACCGAATTTCGTGGTGTTAACTCGCAACAAGAGTTTGTGAATGCTTTAAGTACGCCTGTGACAGAAAGTAGGAAATCAATAAAGATTCTTAAAACATCATCAGAAACAATCAATAATACAGACCAAGAGGATGAAGGGTCGATGGAAATACCGATGACACCAGATTTCACGCCccaaaagagaaaaagaaatcGGAAATATCTGAAAGGTTCCATTTCAAAGTCTATCCATGCCACACCCAGACTGACCCGACCAACAGAAGCAGTTTCGCCGAGCCTGCCAGGAACGGGTGGAAGTAAGACTAATAGATATAGTTCAACTAAGAGAATACGACCTATATCACTAGGATTACAGTTGTCTCTTGCTCAAGAAGAGCTGAGTTCGGAAGAGACTGGCACTGAGACGAATTACGGCAGCCAGCCTATACCGCATACCGAACATATACGAATTGAAGAGCAGATGGCAACACCGAAAGGTAAGATTATAGACGAAAGCCTTGTGAACGCATGGCATGGGAAATCGTTGAATAATGACTTCTCATCTGACGACGAATTGTCAGACTACGAAAATATGATGCTTAAAAACGATATTTTAGAGAATAATGGGAATAGGATTGCCAAAACTAATAGACAACAAATACACAACCCATTTGGGTCAGCACcatttaatttgaataccAAGACCAATATACACACAAGCCCAGCCGTTGATTATTCAACACATGCGGAAtattacaat harbors:
- a CDS encoding DEHA2E01958p (weakly similar to Candida albicans CA4702 IPF4213); protein product: MEYISSIKTFFIYKREGYNREMSYSKEMGKPPQTPPRKGSSIEEYDTEFRGVNSQQEFVNALSTPVTESRKSIKILKTSSETINNTDQEDEGSMEIPMTPDFTPQKRKRNRKYSKGSISKSIHATPRSTRPTEAVSPSSPGTGGSKTNRYSSTKRIRPISLGLQLSLAQEESSSEETGTETNYGSQPIPHTEHIRIEEQMATPKGKIIDESLVNAWHGKSLNNDFSSDDELSDYENMMLKNDILENNGNRIAKTNRQQIHNPFGSAPFNLNTKTNIHTSPAVDYSTHAEYYNNKTGERIIRELTEDEKRIKPKKLNFRSTPGDNDQIINEARQSSIDDSGNQEKSVGDKFLLNNLNRFMVDSKPKSSLGFEIFKDDGN